The nucleotide window GGGTAGATTATGATGGCTCAAAAACTAATTTTTATGCCTCAAAAAATTACAATATGCAGAATTATGCTAATGATATTGTGGCTGAGGTAAAAGAAGCTTGTGAAGAACGAAATATTACAGCACCGGTATTAGTGAGTGAGAGTGGACGGGCGATCGCTGCTCATCATTCGGTGTTAATTTTTGATGTTTTGGGAACTAATGAAGTGCCTCGGACTCCTCCTATTGCGGTGGAAGAAAAAGAACATTTAATTATTCGTAATCTTCGAGAAACTTACAATTCAATTAATGAGGATAACTATCAAGAAACCTTCCATGATGCGGCTCAATTTAAGGAAGAAGCGATAAGTTTATTTAACTTTGGTTATCTCAGTTTAAAAGAACGCAGTAAAGCAGAACAATTATATTGGGCTTGTTGCGGAAAAATTCTGGAAATTGCCAGAAAACAAGAGTATGTGCCGGATGATTTGGAAGATTTAGAGAAGATTATGGCTTCTATTTATTATGTCAATCTTTCCGTTTTTCAATCGGCGGCTGATGCTTGGGCGATCGATCAACTCTTTCCTATAATGCCTATTCATCGTTTAACTGAAGAACCTACCCAACGGGGGATTTTAGCGGATTTAACTTGTGATAGTGATGGCAAAATTGATAAATTTATTGACTTAACGGATGTGAAATCTGTTTTAGAATTACATCCTTTTAAAAATCCAGATCGTTCTGATAATGAGCCTTATTATTTAGGAATGTTTTTAATGGGAGCTTATCAGGAGATCATGGGCAATTTACATAATTTATTTGGGGATACTAATGTAGTTCATATTACAACTAATCCTAAAGGGTATCAAATTGAGTATTTAGTTAAAGGAGATACCATTAGTGAAGTGTTGGGGTATGTACAATACAATGCCGAAGATTTACTAGAAAATATTCGTCGTCGCACTGAACAAGCTTTACAAGATAATCGAATCACTCTAGAAGAATCTCAACTGTTACTCCAAGATTATGAACGCAGTCTCAGACGCTACACTTATTTAATGGACAATGACTAATGACTAATGACTAACGACTAATGACTAATGACTAACAACTAATGACTAATGACTAATGACTAATGACTAATGACTATTTTTAACTCAGAACGCCTTTTATTTACCCCTGCTTCTCCTAATACCGATGCTATCCCGATTATTTTTGCTTTTCCTAATGAGTATAGTGTCGGAATTACGAGCTTAGGATATCAAATTATTTGGGCAACTTTAGCCCTCCGTCCAGATGTAGAAGTGAGTCGTCTGTTTACGGATATACAGGAAACTTTACCCAGAGATCCAGAATTATTAGGGTTTTCCTTTTCCTGGGAATTAGATTATGTTAATCTTCTTAATTTATTGGAAAATTTAAATATTCCTATTCGTGCCGAACAGCGAAATCATGACCATCCTTTAGTGTTTGGTGGGGGGCCAGTCTTAACCGCTAATCCCGAACCTTTTGCCCCATTTTTTGATATTATTCTCTTAGGAGATGGAGAAAATTTAATCGATAGTTTTATTGACGCTTACAAAGACGTTAGAAAAGCCGAGCGCCAAACCCAATTACATCATTTAGCGCAAGTTCCAGGGGTTTATGTTCCCAGTTTATATGAGGTAAATTATGGGGGTTTAACTGGAGAAATAAAATCTATTAAACCTTTAGCATCTGATATTTCTTTTCCAGTCCAAAAACAAACTTATCGGGGTAATACTCTGTCGGCATCAACGGTAGTGACTGAAAAAGCCGCTTGGGAAAATATTTATATGGTAGAGGTAGTCAGAAGTTGTCCGGAAATGTGTCGCTTCTGTTTAGCGAGTTATTTAACGTTACCTTTCCGCACAGCAAGTTTAGAAGGGTCTTTAATTCCTGCTATTGAAAAAGGATTAAAAGTAACGGATAGAATTGGATTATTAGGAGCATCTGTTACCCAACATCCAGAATTTGAAACTTTGTTAGATTATTTGGCTCAACCTGACTATGATCAGGTTAGATTAAGTATTGCTTCTGTGAGGACTAATACCGTTACTGAAAAATTAGCCTCTATTTTAGCAAAAAGAGATACTCGATCGATTACAATTGCCATAGAAAGTGGGTCAGAAAAAATCCGCAAAATTATCAATAAAAAACTTTCTAATGAGGAAATTATTCAAGCTGCCATTAATGCCAAAGCAGGAGGGTTAAAAGCGATTAAATTTTATGGAATGGTGGGAATACCAGCAGAAGAAGAGACAGATATCGAACAAACGGTCAAAATATTACAGGAGGTTAAAAAAACCGCTTCCGGGTTACGATTAACTTTAGGATGTAGCACTTTTGTCCCCAAGTCTCATACCCCTTTTCAATGGTTTGGGGTAAACCCAGAGGCTAAAAAACGTTTGAAGACCTTAGAAAAAAAACTGCGCTCACAAGGAATAGACTTTCGTCCTGAAAGTTATAATTGGTCAGTCATTCAGGCGTTAATTTCTAGGGGCGATCGTCGTCTGGCTCAAGTGTTAGAATTAACGAGGGAATATGGGGATACTGTGGGCAGTTATAAAAGGGCGTTTAAACAATTGCAAGGACAATTACCAGATTTAGACTATTATGTTCATCAGAATTGGTCAACTGAGCAAGTCTTACCCTGGAGTCATATACAAGCGCCTTTATCAGAGGCAACTTTAATTAAACATTTACAAGAAGCGATGAGTAATGTTGATGCTACAGTATAGTCTTTTTGATATCTGTCAACTTTGTTGACTAAATAGTCTTTATCGTAATTGAGTTTTTTAAACTGGGGTGCTAGGATTCGAACCTAGGAATGGCGGGACCAAAACCCGCTGCCTTACCGCTTGGCTACACCCCATCGATGTCACCTTGAATATCTTAGCAAATACTATCCCCTAAATGTCAAGTGTTTTTTGGGATTAATTTTGAAGTTAGGCAACGGGTGAGGAGTGTGGGGAGTGTGGGGAGGGTGGGAAGGGTGGGGAGTAGGTTAGACTTCATATCAATTCTCAAAAATCAAACTACAGTTTGTGATGCGTCGGGGACGCATCCTACAATTTGAGTGAGAAGATTATGTAGCTCAAATTTACACATTTGGTATTATTTTTTAATATGTTCATCTATTTATTCATGACTGTCGCCGTCGGGGAAAAAAGATAGAGTAGAGATGTCAGTCGAAACGGGGTTAACAGCCTCAGAAAAGGTATCGGGAGGGGTTTGGGGAGGGGTATTCCCGTCAGAACTGAGTAACTGTTTGATTTGAGCAATTAACGCCCCTAGCTTTCCTTCATCGAGTAAGGTGTTAATTAAAGATAACCCACTGGTAGACAATAAAAGTTTATTGAGATCCCCTGTAGAAGAATTCCCATTACCATTGTGACCATTAAGTCCAGGAAAAGCATAAATTCGCGCATCTCCTAAAATACCCGGTTGAGGAGTTAAGGCTTTGACGATTTCGGGCAATTGAGGGGCTAAATCAGGCCAAATGGCTTTTATGAGGTCAGCAGCCCGATTTGCGTCACTCAGGGCATTTTGAGCCTCAATCAGAGCTTGTTTGGCCTCGGCTTCAGCCAAAGCTTGATAACGATGGGCATCCGCTAGAGTGCGAATTGACTCGGCTTCTAAATCTGCGGCTTGACGGGCAATTTCTGCTTGACGACGACGGCGGAAGACTTCGATTTCCACAACGTTATTGTCGGCTATGCGACGTTTTTCTGCTTCTTGCTCTGCGCTAATGGTGGATAGGCGTTTTTCCCGTTCGGCTTTTTCGACTTCTGTAGCAGTGATGACAGACGCTTCTGCCTGGGCTTTTTCGGCTTCTGCCCCAAAGCGTTCTTTTTCTTTGCTAGCAATGGCAATGCCGGCTTCTTGTTGAGCAATTTTTGAGTCTTGTTCAGCTAAGGCTATTTCCGCTTGTGCTTGGAGACGGGAGGATTCAATGGTTTTTTGACGGGTAATTTCTGCGACTTCAGATTCTTGGAGTTGTAGGGTTTTTGCGACTTTTAACTGTTTGTTTCGTTCTTCTAAAGTGATGTCTGCTTCTATTTGACTTTGTTGAACAGCGAGTTGTTTTTGGATTCTTTCTTCTTCTACGGCTCTTTCTTGTAAGATTTTGGTTCTTTCTATTTTAGCGATTTCTTGGGCTTGAGTTTCTTGGATTTCCCGTTGTCGTTGCGCCTTTAATAATTCGATTTCTTTTTGTTGATTTAATTTAAGGAGTTCGACTTGTTTTTCTTGAGTAAGTCTAGCATCTTCTTTTTCTCTGGTAATTTCTAGAGAGAGTTTTTCGGCGGTTAACTCTTTTTGTTCAAGAGCCACTTTAGTATTGAGTTCTAATTCTTTTTTTTCTTGATGGGTTTTCAGTTCTACATCGAGTTTTTGTTTAATGGCTCGTTGTATAGTTTCGGTTCTCAGTTTAACTCCTTGAGCATCAAAAAAGTTATTTTCATCATAGGTATCACTTTCTTCAATTTCTGAAATAGCGATATTATTAAGAGTTAAGCCGACTTTTTTTAAATCTCGCTGAATTAAGTCAAAAACTTCTTGAGCAAAGCCGGTTTTATCTGAATCAATTTCGGCAATGGTTTTCCGTTTTGCGGCTGCCCGAATTGCATCATCTGCCCGCTTTTCTAAAGCTTCTTTAATATCACTTTCGGAGACTTTCCCCTGTTTGGATAAACGAGAGGCGGCACTAATTACATCTTCTTTAATGGCTTCAATACAAACATAAAATGTTACCCGCATATTCGCCCGTAAATAATCTTGAGTCCGAACGGCTAAATTTCCACTTCTGACTACATCAATAGAAATTTCTCGTAAGGGTACGCGAGTAATTTCATGGAATCCGGGTAAAACGATACATCCTCCATTAAGAATCACAGATTTACTTTTTTGAAATACGCCTCCAGTTCTGACAAAAGCTTCATTATTGGGAGTAATAACATAAAATCGAGTATAGAGCCAAACGGCAATAATAAATAAAAGTAAAATCGTCCCGGCAATTAGAGAAATTCCGATTAATCCACTCATTTCACCGATGTTGACTTGACTCATTTGGGGATGAGTGGGGATCTCTTGAATCATTTGATTGACTTGATTGTCTTGAGAATTAATTGAATTTCTGGGATTTATTTCTACCTCTTGATTGTCCAATTCAGAAAAAGGAATAGTAGGTAAAGATTGAATAAAAAATAACCAGAATTTCATGGGGTTACTCTCCGTTATTATTTTAACATTAATTTAACCTGATTTTAATTTATTTTAATCTTTTATTCTGGGGCAATGACTTAAGAAAAATTAGCACGGTCTAGCCATTTATCTAGATCTGAACTATCTTTAGTAATAGCAATATAACTGTGATCTTCGCGGTCAATGATTAAAATTTTTTGTCCTCGATAAGGAATGACTTTAGCCCATTGGGGTAAACTGACACTTACTGTCACCAAATTCCCCATTGGATCTAAAACATCTGCTTGTCCCAGTTTATTATCTATTAAATAAGGTAACTTTTTAGAAATAACAGTTCCTTCACAGCCAATCAGGCGATCGCTACTACTATCTTCAGTAAAAGAAGCAAAAATTTTTCCTAAAGGACGAGAAATTAAACTGCCTAAAAATAAACTCATTCCCAGAGAAAGGAGCATGACTAACCCACCTAATCCAAATAATTTAACGGGGATTTTTCCGGTTAGAGTTCCTAGAAGTAAGTTAAGCAGCCATCCTATTAATCCCCAAGTGCTAAAATTAATCGCCAAAAGAAGCATTAAAGGAGCTTTACCGACACCGAACCATCCTAAAATAGGAAAGATAAAACTATTGCTATGAGCCTCAAAATCTAAATCCGTTTGTAAGTCTGATGTTCCTCCCTGAAAATTGATATCAGCATCAGCATCAAGCTCAAAATCTTCATCTCCCCCACCGGAAAACATAACTAGCAAGAGTAAAGCCAGTCCAATGGCGAGAAAAATCCAATAGGGAAGGTTAGCTAGAGAAAATAGCATCACTATAATTAGAGAAACTTAAAAGGTTAAGTCCAAATTAACAAAAATTAGGGATAATTAATCATCCGCGATCAGGGTTAATCTTCCTTAGTTTTGACAAACTACTGAACTAAGATCTACCTCAAGCTTAATTGCTACTGCCAGGGAAATAGG belongs to Gloeothece citriformis PCC 7424 and includes:
- a CDS encoding flotillin family protein: MKFWLFFIQSLPTIPFSELDNQEVEINPRNSINSQDNQVNQMIQEIPTHPQMSQVNIGEMSGLIGISLIAGTILLLFIIAVWLYTRFYVITPNNEAFVRTGGVFQKSKSVILNGGCIVLPGFHEITRVPLREISIDVVRSGNLAVRTQDYLRANMRVTFYVCIEAIKEDVISAASRLSKQGKVSESDIKEALEKRADDAIRAAAKRKTIAEIDSDKTGFAQEVFDLIQRDLKKVGLTLNNIAISEIEESDTYDENNFFDAQGVKLRTETIQRAIKQKLDVELKTHQEKKELELNTKVALEQKELTAEKLSLEITREKEDARLTQEKQVELLKLNQQKEIELLKAQRQREIQETQAQEIAKIERTKILQERAVEEERIQKQLAVQQSQIEADITLEERNKQLKVAKTLQLQESEVAEITRQKTIESSRLQAQAEIALAEQDSKIAQQEAGIAIASKEKERFGAEAEKAQAEASVITATEVEKAEREKRLSTISAEQEAEKRRIADNNVVEIEVFRRRRQAEIARQAADLEAESIRTLADAHRYQALAEAEAKQALIEAQNALSDANRAADLIKAIWPDLAPQLPEIVKALTPQPGILGDARIYAFPGLNGHNGNGNSSTGDLNKLLLSTSGLSLINTLLDEGKLGALIAQIKQLLSSDGNTPPQTPPDTFSEAVNPVSTDISTLSFFPDGDSHE
- a CDS encoding B12-binding domain-containing radical SAM protein — protein: MTIFNSERLLFTPASPNTDAIPIIFAFPNEYSVGITSLGYQIIWATLALRPDVEVSRLFTDIQETLPRDPELLGFSFSWELDYVNLLNLLENLNIPIRAEQRNHDHPLVFGGGPVLTANPEPFAPFFDIILLGDGENLIDSFIDAYKDVRKAERQTQLHHLAQVPGVYVPSLYEVNYGGLTGEIKSIKPLASDISFPVQKQTYRGNTLSASTVVTEKAAWENIYMVEVVRSCPEMCRFCLASYLTLPFRTASLEGSLIPAIEKGLKVTDRIGLLGASVTQHPEFETLLDYLAQPDYDQVRLSIASVRTNTVTEKLASILAKRDTRSITIAIESGSEKIRKIINKKLSNEEIIQAAINAKAGGLKAIKFYGMVGIPAEEETDIEQTVKILQEVKKTASGLRLTLGCSTFVPKSHTPFQWFGVNPEAKKRLKTLEKKLRSQGIDFRPESYNWSVIQALISRGDRRLAQVLELTREYGDTVGSYKRAFKQLQGQLPDLDYYVHQNWSTEQVLPWSHIQAPLSEATLIKHLQEAMSNVDATV
- the speA gene encoding biosynthetic arginine decarboxylase, encoding MGAPIKAKITQKAENLNSSLQEKSTEFGQRDNGVNPNSWTIEDSEKLYRIQGWGEPYFSINAAGHVTVSPKGDHGGSLDLYQLVEALRRRNIELPLLIRFSDILADRIERLNACFAKAIARYNYPNVYRGVYPIKCNQHRHIVESLVRYGKPYHFGLEAGSKPELMIALATLEPVANPQNNQFPLLICNGYKDQEYIETALLATRLGQRPIIVIEQLEEVDLILKISRQFEIKPIVGVRAKLSSKGIGRWGNSAGDRAKFGLTIPEILTVVNRLEACQMLDCLQLLHFHIGSQISSISVIKDAIREAAQIYGELVKLGAHMQYLDVGGGLGVDYDGSKTNFYASKNYNMQNYANDIVAEVKEACEERNITAPVLVSESGRAIAAHHSVLIFDVLGTNEVPRTPPIAVEEKEHLIIRNLRETYNSINEDNYQETFHDAAQFKEEAISLFNFGYLSLKERSKAEQLYWACCGKILEIARKQEYVPDDLEDLEKIMASIYYVNLSVFQSAADAWAIDQLFPIMPIHRLTEEPTQRGILADLTCDSDGKIDKFIDLTDVKSVLELHPFKNPDRSDNEPYYLGMFLMGAYQEIMGNLHNLFGDTNVVHITTNPKGYQIEYLVKGDTISEVLGYVQYNAEDLLENIRRRTEQALQDNRITLEESQLLLQDYERSLRRYTYLMDND
- a CDS encoding OB-fold-containig protein, which encodes MLFSLANLPYWIFLAIGLALLLLVMFSGGGDEDFELDADADINFQGGTSDLQTDLDFEAHSNSFIFPILGWFGVGKAPLMLLLAINFSTWGLIGWLLNLLLGTLTGKIPVKLFGLGGLVMLLSLGMSLFLGSLISRPLGKIFASFTEDSSSDRLIGCEGTVISKKLPYLIDNKLGQADVLDPMGNLVTVSVSLPQWAKVIPYRGQKILIIDREDHSYIAITKDSSDLDKWLDRANFS